A single Blastococcus colisei DNA region contains:
- a CDS encoding DUF4175 domain-containing protein, with translation MPTYMAGFAVAIGALTLLIGSAARPHDIVAPISGIVTLAIATVACAYSRPVRGGFSRRVYRAGWIGTGLLYAAALVAGILLGWPLWGWVIASIVVAIPLAVAAWTIYRSLR, from the coding sequence GTGCCCACGTACATGGCCGGGTTCGCGGTTGCCATCGGCGCGCTGACTCTCCTGATCGGCTCGGCAGCTCGCCCCCACGACATCGTCGCCCCCATCAGCGGGATCGTCACCTTAGCGATCGCGACCGTCGCCTGCGCCTACTCGCGGCCGGTGCGGGGCGGCTTCTCTCGGCGGGTCTACCGTGCTGGCTGGATAGGCACCGGCCTCCTCTACGCCGCAGCACTGGTAGCGGGAATCTTGCTCGGTTGGCCGCTGTGGGGATGGGTGATCGCCTCGATAGTGGTAGCCATCCCGCTGGCCGTCGCCGCGTGGACCATCTATCGCTCCCTCCGATGA
- a CDS encoding response regulator transcription factor, with translation MIRLLLVDDENLIRSALAALLALDDDLDVVAQAASAEEAMVMARAHTPDVAILDLQLPDGDGISLAAELARLVPGCAMVIVTGHGRAGHLKRALEVGVRGFLPKTVNAAVLSDVVRTVHRGGRYVDPELAAEAISAGDNPLTPREADVLELAASGAPVEEIAARVHLSPGTVRNYLSSAAAKLGAANRHAAVHVARRHGWI, from the coding sequence ATGATCCGTCTGCTGCTTGTCGATGATGAGAACCTGATTCGCTCCGCACTGGCTGCGCTGCTGGCACTCGATGACGACCTCGATGTCGTTGCCCAGGCCGCCTCGGCCGAGGAGGCCATGGTCATGGCACGGGCGCACACTCCCGACGTTGCCATCCTCGACTTGCAACTGCCCGACGGGGACGGCATCTCGCTGGCCGCTGAGCTGGCGAGGCTCGTGCCCGGCTGCGCCATGGTGATCGTCACCGGCCACGGACGGGCGGGACACCTCAAGCGCGCGCTGGAGGTCGGCGTCCGCGGCTTCCTGCCCAAGACGGTGAACGCCGCCGTGCTCAGCGACGTCGTCCGCACCGTGCACCGCGGTGGCCGTTACGTCGACCCGGAACTCGCTGCTGAGGCGATCAGCGCCGGTGACAACCCCTTGACACCTCGTGAGGCCGACGTGCTCGAACTGGCAGCCAGTGGCGCTCCGGTCGAGGAGATCGCCGCGCGCGTCCACCTCTCACCTGGAACGGTGCGCAACTACCTGTCGTCGGCAGCCGCAAAACTGGGCGCGGCGAACCGGCACGCAGCCGTCCACGTCGCCCGCCGGCACGGCTGGATCTAA
- a CDS encoding sensor histidine kinase — MPTVARWWGSRSGPERIDVYTRWSFYSWIALTPVLAGVVIGGADRLGSPVWGVAFVAGGVAVAVAGIWVTRAGLAAHRRGDPLPGRPVAIASAAGLMTAAAGVVALASGDGGSPSLGWSVVLPLGMVLTACSTVWATRVLTPLAVGLGVLGGLVLLADGASIRVALGSAASFAAAAVGIVLAFRFTVWVLDVVQEMERSRGVQLQLAVAEERLRFSRDLHDVMGRNLSVISVKGQLAGELMRRQRSEAVDEVVDISRIAEESLRELRDVVRGYRRADLASELAGARSVLRAAGVACTVLAEQDAAALPAAVQTALGWVVREAVTNVLRHSQATGCTVTLRAEGGTAHLRVVNDGVAGEKMVKAVDGAPGSGLTGLAERLADAGGRLEAHREGEQFQLAARVPIGANA; from the coding sequence GTGCCGACCGTCGCACGCTGGTGGGGGAGCCGCTCGGGCCCCGAGCGCATCGACGTCTACACCCGCTGGTCGTTCTACAGCTGGATCGCCCTCACACCGGTGCTCGCCGGGGTCGTGATCGGTGGCGCCGACCGGCTCGGTTCACCGGTGTGGGGCGTTGCCTTCGTGGCCGGGGGTGTCGCGGTGGCCGTGGCCGGTATCTGGGTCACACGAGCGGGTTTGGCCGCGCATAGGCGTGGCGACCCACTGCCCGGCCGTCCGGTCGCCATTGCATCGGCGGCCGGGCTGATGACCGCGGCCGCCGGCGTGGTGGCGCTCGCGTCCGGGGACGGCGGTTCCCCGTCCCTGGGCTGGTCAGTGGTTCTCCCCCTGGGCATGGTGCTCACCGCCTGCTCGACCGTGTGGGCCACCCGCGTTCTCACTCCACTGGCTGTCGGGCTCGGTGTGCTCGGCGGGCTGGTTCTCCTGGCCGACGGCGCCTCGATCCGGGTTGCGCTGGGCTCTGCCGCGTCCTTCGCCGCTGCGGCGGTCGGCATCGTGCTGGCCTTCCGTTTCACGGTGTGGGTGCTGGACGTGGTTCAGGAGATGGAGCGCAGCCGTGGCGTGCAACTGCAGCTGGCCGTCGCCGAGGAGCGGTTGCGGTTCTCCCGCGACCTGCACGACGTGATGGGTCGCAATCTGTCGGTGATCTCGGTGAAGGGTCAGCTGGCCGGAGAGCTGATGCGCCGGCAACGGTCCGAGGCGGTCGATGAGGTCGTCGACATCAGCCGGATCGCCGAGGAGTCGCTGCGTGAGCTGCGTGACGTGGTCCGGGGCTACCGCCGCGCGGACCTGGCCAGTGAGCTCGCCGGTGCCCGCTCGGTGCTCCGCGCCGCGGGGGTGGCCTGCACGGTGCTGGCCGAGCAGGACGCCGCCGCGTTGCCGGCCGCGGTGCAGACCGCGCTCGGCTGGGTGGTACGGGAAGCGGTGACTAACGTGCTGCGGCACAGCCAGGCAACCGGGTGCACGGTCACCCTGCGCGCGGAGGGCGGGACGGCACACTTGCGGGTGGTCAACGACGGCGTGGCCGGCGAAAAGATGGTCAAAGCCGTGGACGGGGCGCCGGGTAGCGGCCTGACCGGTCTCGCTGAACGGCTGGCAGACGCCGGTGGCCGGCTGGAGGCTCACCGGGAGGGCGAGCAGTTCCAGCTTGCCGCGCGCGTGCCGATCGGGGCGAACGCATGA
- a CDS encoding maleylpyruvate isomerase family mycothiol-dependent enzyme, with protein MNSLVAGVPLTHPLLTRRVVASAARSCSAEELASSTTTRGTLWAAVHAERAALADDLADVEDTQWAQPSLCGRWTVEEVITHLTAAARGGLASVLGARFDFDVHNDRRLAEHRGATPAETLERLRRVVTSTTAASGHTAAWLGEVVVHAQDVRRPLGLPRTPPTEAVTEVARFYASRDFTVPSRSTAVGLRLEATDGPFTTGTGPLVTGSTLALTMVMAGRRVYCDDLTGSGASVLRDRCSPS; from the coding sequence CTGAACAGCCTCGTCGCCGGCGTCCCGCTGACCCATCCGCTCCTGACACGACGGGTCGTCGCTTCCGCGGCACGAAGCTGCTCGGCGGAGGAGCTGGCCAGCTCGACCACCACGCGCGGCACTCTGTGGGCAGCCGTCCACGCCGAGCGCGCCGCCCTCGCCGACGACCTCGCCGACGTCGAAGACACCCAGTGGGCGCAGCCGTCGCTGTGCGGGCGCTGGACGGTCGAGGAGGTCATCACGCACCTGACCGCGGCTGCCCGCGGCGGGCTGGCGAGCGTCCTGGGCGCGCGGTTCGACTTCGACGTGCACAACGATCGCCGTCTGGCCGAGCATCGCGGTGCCACACCTGCGGAGACCCTCGAGCGGCTCCGTCGCGTCGTCACCAGCACCACCGCGGCGTCGGGTCACACCGCGGCCTGGCTCGGCGAGGTCGTCGTGCACGCCCAGGACGTGCGCCGTCCCCTCGGGCTCCCCCGCACCCCGCCGACCGAGGCGGTCACCGAGGTCGCCCGCTTCTACGCTAGTCGAGACTTCACCGTCCCCAGCCGCAGCACCGCGGTCGGGCTGCGCCTGGAAGCGACCGACGGCCCTTTCACGACTGGCACAGGCCCTCTCGTCACCGGTAGCACGCTCGCCCTGACCATGGTCATGGCCGGCCGCCGCGTCTACTGCGACGACCTCACCGGCTCGGGGGCTTCCGTCCTGCGCGATCGCTGCTCGCCCTCCTGA
- the lepB gene encoding signal peptidase I produces the protein MSDERKSKSRLWHRRRKPRPKQDTRRSLLRELPILLVVAFVLALLVKTFLAQAFFIPSGSMEQTLHGCTGCTGDRLLVTKPPYWFSDPQPGDIVVFKGPDTWSPEVETEPASNWFTGALTWLGRTVGVAPPADDDFVKRVIAVGGQTVQCCDAEGRVTVDGNSLDEPYIFEPKPPQSRAFGPVTVPEGRLFVMGDHRSASSDSSIHINDRYGGTIAVDDVIGKASLIVWPLSRFGWLDSPDIQQAQADAATSRIPVGLGLAVSALTLPTQRNE, from the coding sequence GTGAGTGACGAACGGAAATCGAAATCGCGCCTCTGGCACAGGCGCCGGAAGCCGAGGCCCAAGCAGGACACGCGGCGATCGCTGCTCCGCGAACTTCCGATCCTGCTCGTTGTCGCGTTTGTACTGGCATTGCTCGTGAAGACCTTTCTTGCTCAGGCGTTCTTCATCCCGTCTGGCTCGATGGAGCAGACCTTGCACGGCTGTACCGGCTGCACGGGCGATCGCCTCCTGGTCACGAAGCCGCCCTACTGGTTCTCTGATCCGCAGCCCGGTGACATCGTCGTATTCAAGGGGCCGGACACATGGAGCCCCGAAGTGGAGACCGAACCTGCATCGAACTGGTTCACGGGCGCGCTCACTTGGCTGGGTCGGACTGTGGGGGTTGCTCCGCCCGCTGACGACGACTTTGTCAAGCGAGTGATCGCCGTCGGCGGCCAGACAGTGCAGTGTTGCGACGCGGAGGGCCGGGTCACAGTCGACGGGAATTCGCTCGATGAGCCCTACATCTTCGAGCCAAAGCCGCCCCAAAGTCGTGCTTTCGGGCCGGTGACCGTGCCGGAGGGGCGGCTCTTTGTGATGGGTGACCACCGTAGTGCGTCTAGCGACTCGTCGATTCACATCAATGACCGGTACGGCGGGACCATCGCGGTAGACGATGTCATTGGGAAGGCGTCGTTGATCGTTTGGCCCCTGAGCAGGTTTGGCTGGCTCGACTCGCCAGACATTCAGCAGGCGCAAGCAGACGCTGCCACGTCGAGAATCCCCGTAGGCCTCGGTTTGGCCGTATCCGCCCTCACTCTGCCGACGCAACGCAACGAGTAG
- the ssb gene encoding single-stranded DNA-binding protein gives MSGETTTTVVGNLTDDPELHHTPVGPVVSFTVAAAARVLDRTSGEWKDGDPLFLRCSLWHTPAEHAAASLLRGARVIVTGRLRQRSFETPGGEKRTVIELAADEVGASLRFGPTRVRLPLRDASNGATPSST, from the coding sequence ATGTCCGGCGAAACCACCACCACCGTCGTTGGCAATCTCACCGACGACCCCGAGCTCCACCACACCCCCGTCGGGCCCGTCGTCAGCTTCACCGTGGCCGCCGCCGCCCGCGTTCTGGACCGGACTTCGGGGGAGTGGAAGGACGGCGACCCGTTGTTCCTGCGCTGCTCGCTGTGGCACACCCCGGCCGAACACGCCGCCGCCTCGCTGCTTCGGGGGGCAAGGGTCATCGTCACCGGCCGGCTCCGCCAGCGCTCCTTCGAGACTCCTGGAGGGGAGAAGCGGACCGTCATCGAGCTGGCCGCCGACGAGGTCGGCGCCTCTCTGCGTTTCGGACCCACGAGAGTTCGGCTTCCGCTACGGGACGCGTCGAACGGCGCTACTCCGTCGTCGACATGA
- a CDS encoding type IV secretory system conjugative DNA transfer family protein, which yields MTAGARPRVDVGPSAWEIPAAVAMVWLVVAALLLPAGRGTAAAVFGGGWVWPAESGALLASIGGLLSGDTSAGLDAVQVLQLPGAAVVYGVIGAVLMIFLAATGGAWLVCKRLGVGAGTGMATRSEAQTVLGLSRLRGVAALIRPDLHTDPVRWRSRRRGAGFAPAAVGWRLGRSATPQGVELWVPYDRTTGVYGPQGSGKTLDLLVPALLGAPGAALVTLTKAEDLLLTLDARAEGGRPVAVLDPFGTVPGVRELVWDPVAGCVDSMVAERRAKAFAAGTVAGAVNGGSGDSAARFYAFEAAKVLQAYLHAAALTGRTVEHVLKWAAHPQAATKPEDILRGHPHAAPFWDGLLHGALHGDHRTAGNTITTVQQALSLFFQADIRRRCVPGPDRPATDIAEVVKAGGTLYLLGRDDPYASASPLMTALAEHVLDTALTLAGAAAQGRLCPPLLACLDELPSTAPLPTLRTRMANDRALGISFVYAAQTWRQLVIIYGEDEARALFGLTNTIVVFGGGKDGDFHRELSDLLGVTRVRRTSYTYGRGGWGRSTHGEDVPVLRPEEIRGLPPGQALVVAENAPPLIADLSRAITGKNGRALLAAQAAARDRAAAARSTAPTLAARTSHAHDAAARVGLRPTSPETRDDC from the coding sequence GTGACCGCCGGGGCGCGGCCGCGGGTCGACGTCGGCCCCTCGGCGTGGGAGATCCCGGCCGCCGTCGCGATGGTCTGGCTGGTGGTAGCTGCGCTGTTGCTGCCCGCCGGACGCGGCACCGCGGCGGCCGTGTTCGGCGGTGGCTGGGTGTGGCCGGCCGAATCGGGGGCGCTGCTGGCCTCGATCGGCGGACTGCTGTCCGGCGACACCTCTGCCGGTCTGGACGCCGTCCAGGTCCTGCAGCTGCCCGGGGCGGCTGTCGTGTACGGGGTGATCGGTGCCGTGCTGATGATCTTCCTCGCGGCCACCGGCGGAGCCTGGCTGGTGTGCAAGCGTCTGGGTGTCGGGGCGGGGACGGGGATGGCCACTCGATCCGAGGCCCAGACGGTTCTCGGACTTTCCCGGCTGCGCGGGGTCGCCGCGCTCATCCGGCCTGACCTGCACACCGACCCCGTCAGGTGGCGCAGCCGTCGGCGGGGTGCGGGTTTCGCTCCGGCGGCGGTCGGCTGGCGCCTGGGCCGCTCGGCCACCCCCCAGGGGGTGGAGTTGTGGGTGCCCTACGACCGGACCACCGGCGTGTATGGGCCGCAGGGTTCCGGCAAGACGCTGGACCTGCTGGTCCCGGCCCTGCTGGGCGCCCCCGGCGCGGCGCTGGTGACCTTGACCAAGGCCGAGGACCTGTTGCTCACCCTCGACGCGCGTGCCGAAGGTGGTCGCCCGGTCGCGGTCCTGGACCCGTTCGGGACCGTTCCCGGGGTGCGGGAGCTGGTGTGGGACCCGGTCGCCGGCTGCGTCGATTCCATGGTCGCCGAGCGCCGGGCCAAGGCCTTCGCCGCAGGGACCGTCGCCGGCGCGGTCAATGGGGGTAGCGGCGATTCCGCGGCCCGGTTCTACGCCTTCGAGGCCGCCAAGGTGCTGCAGGCCTACCTCCACGCCGCCGCGCTCACCGGCCGGACCGTCGAGCACGTGCTCAAGTGGGCGGCGCACCCCCAGGCGGCCACCAAACCCGAAGACATCCTGCGCGGCCATCCGCACGCCGCACCGTTCTGGGACGGGCTGCTGCACGGCGCGCTCCACGGCGACCACCGCACCGCCGGGAACACGATCACCACCGTCCAGCAGGCCCTCAGCCTGTTCTTCCAGGCCGACATCCGACGCCGCTGCGTGCCCGGCCCCGACCGGCCGGCCACCGACATCGCCGAAGTAGTGAAAGCCGGCGGCACCCTGTACCTGCTCGGCCGCGACGACCCGTACGCATCGGCCTCGCCGCTGATGACCGCCCTGGCCGAGCACGTCCTGGACACCGCCCTCACGCTGGCCGGCGCCGCCGCGCAGGGCCGCTTGTGCCCACCGCTGCTGGCCTGCCTCGACGAGCTGCCCTCCACAGCGCCGCTGCCAACTCTGCGCACGAGGATGGCCAACGACCGGGCCCTAGGGATCAGCTTCGTCTACGCGGCCCAGACCTGGCGGCAGCTGGTGATCATCTACGGCGAGGACGAGGCCCGCGCTCTGTTCGGGCTGACCAACACCATCGTCGTGTTCGGCGGCGGCAAGGACGGCGACTTCCACCGCGAGCTCTCCGACCTGCTCGGCGTCACCCGGGTGCGGCGCACCTCCTACACCTACGGCCGCGGCGGGTGGGGCCGATCCACCCACGGCGAGGACGTGCCGGTGCTGCGCCCCGAGGAGATCCGCGGACTCCCGCCCGGCCAGGCACTCGTCGTCGCCGAGAACGCCCCGCCGCTGATCGCCGACCTGTCCCGCGCCATCACCGGCAAGAACGGCCGCGCGCTGCTGGCCGCCCAGGCCGCCGCCCGAGACCGGGCCGCCGCCGCCCGCAGCACCGCCCCGACCCTGGCCGCCCGGACCAGCCACGCCCACGATGCCGCCGCCCGCGTCGGACTCCGCCCGACCTCTCCGGAGACTCGCGATGACTGCTGA
- a CDS encoding M23 family metallopeptidase, whose translation MRRRTRLWLWKVAAPVVIPVLAAVTLLIVPLAVIAGAEADTAAGPGLRCSAGGTGTTVAGIDLDAVQMGQAQTIADVAATLGLGPYAATVALATAYQESRIRMLANDGSSPELIREQAAVTATSLQYPHDGLGSDHDSVNTFQQRWMAGWGTVAQLMDPVYAARAFYDRLVEVPNWQTIPLTQAAQAVQVSAYGDAYARWAPFAAELTAMLWPAAQATAADLGGPSGGVCPGLVVPAGSWTRPTDGLLTSGFGPRWGALHAGVDIAGSRDAPVYAAAEGTVTTAACTSAFCDRDGGLDVSGYGNLVEIDHGAGVATRYGHLSRFTVTAGQPVAAGALVGYQGSTGNSTGVHLHYETRLDGVPVDPVPFMADRGVDLAADTVGERR comes from the coding sequence GTGCGGCGGCGGACCCGGCTGTGGCTGTGGAAAGTCGCCGCCCCGGTGGTCATTCCGGTGCTGGCCGCGGTGACGCTGTTGATTGTCCCGTTGGCCGTCATCGCCGGCGCAGAGGCCGACACCGCGGCCGGCCCAGGGCTCCGTTGCTCGGCCGGCGGCACCGGCACCACCGTCGCCGGCATCGACCTGGACGCGGTCCAGATGGGGCAGGCGCAGACCATCGCCGACGTCGCCGCCACCCTCGGACTGGGCCCGTACGCGGCCACCGTGGCCCTGGCCACCGCCTACCAGGAGTCGCGCATCCGGATGCTGGCCAACGACGGCAGCAGCCCGGAACTGATCCGCGAGCAGGCGGCGGTCACCGCGACCAGCCTCCAGTATCCGCACGACGGGCTGGGTTCGGACCACGACAGCGTCAACACCTTCCAGCAGCGATGGATGGCCGGGTGGGGCACCGTCGCGCAGCTGATGGACCCGGTGTACGCCGCCCGAGCGTTCTACGACCGACTGGTCGAGGTGCCGAACTGGCAGACGATTCCCCTCACTCAGGCCGCGCAGGCTGTGCAGGTGTCGGCCTACGGCGACGCCTATGCCCGCTGGGCTCCCTTTGCCGCCGAACTGACCGCCATGCTGTGGCCGGCCGCCCAGGCCACCGCGGCAGACCTCGGCGGACCCTCCGGCGGGGTCTGCCCCGGACTCGTGGTGCCGGCCGGGAGCTGGACCCGGCCGACCGACGGGCTGCTCACCTCCGGCTTCGGACCCCGCTGGGGGGCGCTGCACGCCGGGGTGGACATCGCCGGGTCCCGCGACGCCCCGGTGTACGCCGCCGCCGAGGGCACCGTGACCACGGCCGCGTGCACCAGCGCCTTCTGCGACCGGGACGGCGGCCTGGATGTGTCCGGCTACGGCAACCTCGTCGAGATCGACCACGGCGCCGGCGTGGCCACCCGCTACGGGCACCTGTCCCGCTTCACCGTCACCGCCGGCCAGCCGGTCGCAGCCGGGGCGCTGGTCGGGTATCAGGGCTCCACCGGCAACAGCACCGGCGTGCACCTGCACTACGAGACCCGCCTCGACGGCGTCCCGGTCGATCCGGTGCCGTTCATGGCCGATCGCGGCGTCGACCTGGCCGCCGACACCGTGGGGGAGCGACGGTGA
- a CDS encoding ATP-binding protein has protein sequence MTGFGRRPARRGRDIPALLGDFGHDLPTLAATPATRPEPDPFSRLVSRRGPTGPGRAAALAPVSVWRMTSEQTPVVWPLIAASGLPPTGAQIGIDLLSGGAFYCDPIGWVTDDDIPVTNPNVVVFGKPGRGKSATVKAFALRMLGYGYRALILGDTKDEYEPLCRALEVEPFVVGHGLPARVNPLAFGPLGHNWASLAAAEAQRREAIMFARWIVLIRGLVGSQHVPFGPVEETAVGEALRILTGYRSGATRLTEVTIPQLWAALDQPTGQLVAICRYADRRHFLDATRTLRDALGSLVKGSLAGLFDDHTTIAVDWRAPIQSLSLSRLEPLGDQAVGIALTCLNSWGQAMREIADPGDLRIVIRDETWRQMRLGPEAMKSLDANLRLSRRDADVQILLAHKPSDMLTAGDTTSQAVAIARDLLHLCDCKILHGQDQAVADELGTLLGLTPLAQQVVTGWANAGKGRALWLVGDRAFQVQTVLTEPELRLTYTNDALKAG, from the coding sequence ATGACCGGGTTCGGGCGCCGTCCGGCGCGCCGCGGCCGTGACATCCCGGCGCTGCTCGGCGACTTCGGCCACGACCTACCCACCCTTGCCGCGACACCGGCCACCCGGCCGGAACCGGATCCGTTCAGCCGGCTGGTGTCCCGCCGCGGCCCGACCGGCCCTGGCCGCGCGGCCGCGCTGGCCCCGGTGTCGGTGTGGCGGATGACGTCGGAGCAGACGCCGGTGGTGTGGCCGCTGATCGCCGCCAGCGGGCTGCCGCCCACCGGGGCCCAGATCGGCATCGACCTGCTCTCGGGCGGGGCGTTCTACTGCGACCCGATCGGCTGGGTCACTGACGACGACATCCCCGTGACCAACCCCAACGTCGTCGTCTTCGGCAAACCGGGGCGCGGCAAGTCGGCAACGGTCAAGGCCTTCGCGCTGCGCATGCTGGGCTACGGCTACCGCGCGCTGATCCTGGGCGACACCAAGGACGAGTACGAGCCGCTCTGCCGAGCCCTCGAGGTCGAGCCGTTCGTCGTCGGGCACGGCCTGCCCGCTCGGGTCAATCCGCTGGCGTTCGGCCCGCTCGGACACAACTGGGCGAGCCTGGCCGCCGCCGAGGCCCAGCGCCGCGAGGCGATCATGTTCGCCCGCTGGATCGTGCTGATCCGCGGGCTGGTCGGCTCCCAGCACGTGCCCTTCGGCCCGGTGGAGGAGACCGCGGTGGGGGAGGCGTTGCGGATCCTCACCGGCTACCGCAGCGGCGCCACCCGACTGACCGAGGTGACCATCCCGCAACTGTGGGCCGCCCTTGACCAGCCGACCGGCCAACTGGTCGCGATCTGTCGCTACGCCGATCGCCGGCACTTCCTGGACGCGACCCGCACTCTGCGCGACGCGCTCGGTTCCCTGGTCAAGGGCTCCCTCGCCGGGCTGTTCGACGACCACACCACCATCGCCGTCGATTGGCGGGCACCGATCCAGTCCCTGTCGCTGTCCCGCCTCGAGCCGCTCGGCGACCAGGCCGTCGGTATCGCGCTGACCTGCCTGAACTCCTGGGGGCAGGCCATGCGGGAGATCGCCGACCCCGGCGACCTGCGCATCGTCATCCGCGACGAGACCTGGCGGCAGATGCGCCTGGGCCCCGAGGCGATGAAGAGCCTGGACGCGAACCTGCGGCTGTCCCGCCGCGACGCCGACGTGCAGATCCTGCTCGCCCACAAGCCCTCGGACATGCTCACCGCCGGCGACACCACCTCCCAGGCGGTCGCCATCGCCCGCGACCTGCTGCACCTGTGCGACTGCAAGATCCTGCACGGCCAGGACCAGGCCGTCGCCGACGAACTCGGCACCCTGCTCGGTCTGACTCCTCTTGCGCAGCAGGTGGTCACCGGCTGGGCGAACGCCGGCAAGGGGCGGGCGCTGTGGCTGGTCGGCGACCGGGCGTTCCAGGTGCAGACCGTGCTCACCGAACCCGAACTGCGGTTGACCTACACCAACGACGCCCTCAAGGCGGGGTGA
- a CDS encoding SCO6880 family protein, with protein MSGVRYGDYSRDAAGWFLGMSGAQLALVTAAGLPALVAFHAQAWWLLFGWLPVWALVAALLLVPVGGRPAARWLTDLCLHAIGALMGWTTFRSAAASGVAEDLSRADLPGVLAGIRTHDGPPYGQLLVRPVIVQDQAARTWAAVARIQHPGIGLAEAHERDRMGAGLAELCEIAARTELVDVLALQVRTVPDDGAERTAWERAHVRAGAPALPGQVNVLLGHVLTPAAVRTEAFLTVVVDETRIARAAKECGGGVDGRALVLHGVMAEVEGALRGPVGCTRVAWLDSAGLAVAVRTGFAPGDRGQLSAADLAAADDERIATGVPMAAAGPTQARAEVRHYVHDAWTSVTDTILLPDQGAVLGALAPVLVPTTAGERRSVTVFMCPLPLAKATRLVGREEMSATTGNELKARMGFRQRARARRDTERIGAADEKLAAGRALVRPAVAACVTVPCSWPVAEHGRRLAASIRAAGYVPLRLDLAQDSGFAAAAIPLGIGLPPRRGRR; from the coding sequence ATGAGTGGGGTCCGCTACGGCGACTACTCCCGTGACGCCGCAGGCTGGTTTCTGGGGATGTCCGGGGCACAGCTGGCGCTGGTCACCGCTGCTGGGCTGCCCGCGCTGGTGGCGTTCCACGCACAGGCGTGGTGGCTGCTGTTCGGGTGGTTGCCGGTATGGGCGCTGGTCGCGGCGCTGCTCCTGGTGCCGGTCGGCGGCCGCCCCGCTGCCCGATGGCTCACCGACCTCTGCCTGCACGCGATCGGAGCACTGATGGGCTGGACCACGTTCCGCTCGGCCGCCGCATCAGGGGTGGCCGAGGACCTGTCCCGGGCCGACCTGCCCGGGGTGCTGGCCGGAATCCGCACCCATGACGGGCCGCCCTACGGGCAATTGCTGGTCCGGCCGGTGATCGTGCAGGACCAGGCCGCCCGAACCTGGGCTGCGGTGGCCCGCATCCAGCATCCGGGAATCGGGCTGGCCGAGGCGCACGAGCGGGACCGGATGGGCGCCGGGCTGGCCGAGCTGTGCGAGATCGCCGCCCGCACCGAGCTGGTCGACGTCCTCGCGCTGCAGGTCCGCACCGTGCCCGACGACGGCGCGGAGCGCACCGCCTGGGAGCGCGCCCATGTCCGGGCCGGCGCCCCGGCGCTGCCCGGACAGGTCAATGTGCTGCTGGGACACGTCCTCACGCCGGCCGCGGTCCGCACCGAGGCCTTCCTCACCGTGGTGGTCGACGAGACCAGGATCGCGCGGGCAGCGAAGGAATGCGGCGGGGGCGTGGACGGCCGCGCCCTCGTCCTGCACGGGGTAATGGCGGAGGTGGAAGGCGCGCTGCGCGGTCCGGTCGGTTGCACGCGCGTCGCCTGGCTGGACTCAGCCGGGTTGGCCGTCGCGGTACGCACGGGATTCGCCCCCGGGGACCGCGGGCAGCTCAGCGCCGCCGACCTGGCCGCCGCCGATGATGAACGCATCGCCACCGGGGTGCCGATGGCCGCCGCCGGGCCCACGCAGGCCCGGGCGGAGGTGCGGCACTACGTCCACGACGCGTGGACGTCGGTCACCGACACGATCCTGCTGCCCGACCAGGGCGCCGTGCTCGGGGCCCTGGCGCCGGTGCTGGTGCCGACCACGGCGGGGGAGCGGCGCAGCGTCACCGTCTTCATGTGCCCGCTGCCCCTCGCCAAGGCCACCCGGCTGGTCGGCCGGGAGGAGATGAGCGCCACCACCGGCAACGAACTGAAGGCCCGGATGGGGTTCCGGCAGCGTGCCCGGGCACGGCGGGACACCGAACGCATCGGCGCAGCGGACGAGAAGCTGGCCGCCGGGCGGGCGCTGGTCCGCCCGGCAGTCGCCGCCTGCGTCACCGTCCCCTGCAGCTGGCCGGTGGCCGAGCACGGCCGCCGGCTCGCGGCCTCCATCCGGGCCGCCGGTTATGTGCCGCTGCGCCTGGACCTGGCCCAGGATTCGGGGTTCGCCGCCGCCGCCATTCCGCTCGGGATCGGCCTGCCACCCCGGCGGGGACGACGATGA